Sequence from the Gloeocapsopsis dulcis genome:
GGATCATGGCTCCCTGAATCATTGCCTCACTCACTTCAGGTAACAGTTCATAATCCTTGCTCAAACGGCGATTCTGATTGAGCCAACCAAAAGTTCGCTCTACAACCCACCGCTTCGGTAGGACAACGAATCCTGCTTCAGAGCGCCTGACTACCTCGACTTTCGCACCACACAATTGTTCAATCACACGCGCAAAGTTCTCCCCTTGATAGCCCTGATCCACCCAGACCAATTGCAGTGTCTGTGCGTCTGCTTGAGCCATTTCATGCACGACAAACGCCCCCCTTTTTGTTCTGAGCAATTGGCATTGATTACCAGTACTGAGATCAGCAGTCCCAACGTGTCCACTAGGATAAAGCGCTTGCGTCCTTTCACTAATTTGCCACCGTCGAAGCCGTAGACCTCCCCTTTTTTCCGTCGTTTTGACGGTTTGACTGTCGATACAACCTGCACTAGCATGAGGATTTCTTCCAGCAGCACCCCGGACTGATTGCCGTAGTTGGTCATGGATCTGCTGCCATACCCCCTTGCGTTGCCAACGCCGAAAATACTTGTACACCGTCTGCCAAGCAGGCAGGTCTTTGGGCAAATCACTCCAGATACAACCATTGCGAAGTTGGTAGAAGATACCATTAAGGATCTCTCGTTCATCGACCTGTTGTTTGCGACCTCGACCTTGAGAACGAGAGGGCAGCAGGGGGCGAATCACTTCCCATTCTTGATCTGTTAAATCACTGCTATAGCGCTTGGCAGCACGTTCTTTAGCTCGATAAAACTGGCGAGTTTGCGGGGAGAGAACCATCGTCCAACTTTGAATTCACAACTAACCTATCCTGGTCTAACTAGCGTACTCCTGCCCTTCAGTTAATCTTTTTTTTAGAAATACACTCTAAGAGAATTATCTTTCTTATATAACGCTGAAAAAGATGTCTCTAGAATATAAAAGAGGTATTGTATCTATTGACTTAAACCAGATTCTAGCTTTTGTTAAAGCTTCTATAGAGTTAGTAGCACAAACCTTTAGTCAAGCAATACAAGCAGAGATTTGGCAGCGTGATGTTTATCAGTGTGAGATTGAGATTGTTGGTCAAGGATTTATCATATTTCAGTTTCGAGAACACCCTTGGACTTTGATCTATCAAGTTAATTTTGTACCATATAGCATTTCACTTGAAACAAAGAATGCTCAAAACTTTTCCCGTTTACTAAATACCCCTGCTATTTACTACAAAGTTAGCCTGCTGTTGGAAGTAGGTTGCTAATAATCTCACTCTGTACCATTTTCATTGGGATGCTCGATAGGTAAGCCATTCTTTCAGATATCGTAAAGAATACGCTTACTATTTGTAATTTAATCTTGGCTTTCAGAAATCATTGATTCATCCTTGTACCAAGGCTCAGTTTGGTTTTTGTAGGGAATGACTTTGAAGGTGTCATTACTCCAAAATACGAGGGCGTAACAATTTCTGAATATCCTTTTCTTGCCTGCAATAACGTTAAGTGGGTAAGCTGGCTCCCGGTACAGCCAGATTCCCCACCCGATACTCAGATTTTGGCGTGCAAGGGCTTCTAGGATTGGGAGACGACGAACCAACAGAATTTGACAAGAAGGAGTGTGCCAACGTTCTCCTGGATTATCAAAGGTAGATGCCTGCACTTGCCCACTAGCTGTCAGAAATTTTCCCCCTCGAAAATCAACTATCCCAAGCAGTTCTCGAAGAGTTTGGGCTGGCACCCATTCTTCATGTTCTCCATCTGGAGTTTCCCAATGAAACTGACAGGTTGTTGCCTGAAGTTCTATTTCCAAGGGATTACCGAGTTCATCTAAAGTTTTGTGGCTGACTACTCCCTCAATTTCTCGAATCCAGGGTGCCCAGACAACTTCACAGGGATCGCGATAAACCTCCACTGAAGCAACTCCCGAAGAAAACTCGTATGGATGATATAAATCGGGCAGTACTCCAAACCGGGCATCCTCCTCTATTAGAGGTAAGGTATTTGATGGAAACAGAAAACTTGATGCTCGTAATACCGATTCTGCTTGGCTATCCGAGTTACGTCTAATGACAAATGATCGCAGAACTAGCCATTCGTCGTTTCTTGCCCAGTCAGGAAGTTGATCCGAGTGCTGGAGCAGTAAGGGTTGAATATCTGGCAAAGGTGCTTTTTGAACCCACTCATTCGCTCGATCAACCTGATCGAATGCAGATAATTCAGCGTCATGGACAAGTTCTGGAAACTCTAACACTTGATTTAGAGTTAATTGACCATAACCAATATCTGATGCTAGATTCTTCATTTTGGCAAATAGACTTAGATCCACAGGTGGTTCAAAGTGGTTTTTCCAGTCATACGCAGGGATATGACTTGCAAGAAAGCCAAGTAACTCATTTGTTGCAGCCCAAACATACTTCTCACCAAATGTTCCGGTAGAACTACGAGATCCATGAGTTGCTTGTGAATACTGCCTTAAAACAGCAATGTCTGCGCCAAGGATTTCACCAGGTTCTTCGCCTTTAGGTTCTTTAATGAAAATTTCTCTAGACCAACCAAGCTTTGTTGCATATGCAGTAATAAAGCCAACTGCAAACTGATTCGGCTTCAAGTTGGAAAGATTATTTGCTGCTGCATGCCGTGACAAGAGATCTTGGGCTGGCTTTGAATATTCTAGCTCTTGTTGAGCTTCAGGGAGTACTTCCTGTTCAACCTCTTTCTCTGTCTCCTGATCAGGAATTCCCCACTCAATTGATAGCTTTTTTATTTCTTCTTCTGTAGGAGAACGAAAGGTTTCAACCATCGCTTGTTGTTCTGCCTTTTCACGGACGATTTCACATACATAATTCCGAGCATCATGATCAGCTGATTTTCGTAAAGAACCTTCGGCAAATTGTCTAAGCAAGTTTTCATCGATATCCTCAAACTCCTCTCTGTCTTCATCTTCATCTGACTGGTTGCTATTTTGTTGTACTCTTGCAAATCGATACTCATCAAAGAAAGGTCTGATTGCACCTGAGAGAAAGTAGTGCTCTAAATCCCAATTGAGCAAACCAATCCTCCAATACTCGCTTGCATCGATAGCTGCTTGCCTATCAATAGGAAGTAGTTCCTCAGCGTCTGTAACAGGAATACGAATATTCGCTAAACGAGTCGCATCAATTGCAACATTGCAGGCAAAACATCGTTCTACAACGCTCTGAGCACTATGCCTAATAAGTATGTTGTGGCTGTAAAGCGGTGAATGAGATGTATAAAAGTTATCGATTATCCAGTTGCAGAGTCGAAGCCATCTCTCATCTGGTTGAGTTAAACATGAAGCCCCATAAGCAACAGAGAGGATATCCTCCTTCATCTGTGGGTCGTTGGTCTGACAGGCTTGTTTAAGGAGAGCAAATAGTCCATCAGGATTTTGACTGCCCCAAACCGCGAGCTTGCCTCGCATCTTTCTACGGCTGTTGTTTTTTACTGTTGTCGTTCCCCAAGCTAACAGTAATGGAGCCGTATTCCAAGTATCATCATCAGCTATTTTCAGATCGTCTAGCACTGGTTCGCCAAAATCTTCCCAAGGTGCGCCATGATTACGTGGGATGTAATCGGGACCCGACCAGAATAAATCACGTTCTGCCACCTGCATTGGTAGTAGAACATCATGAACAAACTGACCGCCATACAGATAGCCAGGTATCCTAAGTCCAGGAATCACTAGCCTGTCTAAAACTTTTCGGCAACTGGGCATATTTTTCTTGAAGATTTCGATAACCCAGGTTCGGTAATCCTCTCCTTTTTCGGGAGGCATCATCAAAATTATTGTTAGGCGTAGTTCTTCTCTTTCTTCAAGACTCAAGCTGTTTGACCATAACCCTGTAGTAAAAAAGTCATGACCTTTCATGCCCAAGAGATAGGCAGCAAGTGTAATTGCGTTGTCACGATACCATAGATATGCTGGCATCTCTGGATTACTGAGGTTCGTTGCTGCCTCGTTACAGGCTTCCCAAGCAAGCAGAAAGTCCGTTACAGTTTCATAGGCAGGTTCCCAGAAGAGGAGATCGCCCTCAAATGGATCATCTGAAGGTTGTCTTCTGAGCAGTAAAAGCCCATGATCCAGACATTTATCGAGGATGTTCGCTAACTGTTGACGAGACAAAATACCAGGTGTTCTTTGAGCATTGTCAATGACTTGCAAGGCTTCTGCCTGCAAAAGTTCTGCTTGAGATAGACAGGCTTTGACGATTGCACGCAAAGTATCACGAACTGGGGTAATGTTTTCGCTCCAACCCTCTGGGTCGTTTTCTCTAATGGCACGCTCGGCATAATCAATCTTCCGGTTAATCAGGCTCACCAGTGAGAACTCTTGAAGGGTAACAGTGTGAATGTGCTGCCCCTGATACAAGTCAGCAAAGAGTCGAATTGCAAGTGGCGTTTGCAATGCCCAACGTAAAATGGGAGGACATTCAATTCGGTTGACCTTGCAATAAGATTCAAAAATCTCATCTAAAGTTGCATCCGAACCACTTAAGTGAACTGAATTTATTCCACCTGGAAGAGTGATGCGGTAAAAAAGGTTAGTACGCAGCGAACAAACAAAAAGAACTTTGGGGTACTGTTCTGCAAGAGGAATTAGCTCTCCTAGTTTTTCTGCCCAACGCTCTGCTTTGAAAGTCTCGTCAAGACCATCAATCGCGATTAGAGCACGAATAGATTGAAATTGTGAATCATTTAGACCATCTGATATATTCGATGTCTCGACTTGAGTAGTCGTAGCTTCTAGTGCATCCAGAACTTGATTAATGTTTGCTCCAGGCAGACCGATCGCTTCAGCCAAGATAACATCCCAACTTTTTGCTAAATCAACCTCTTTAGCACGGATTAAAATTGCAGGCTTACCTACGGCAAGCTGATCACGAACTGCATTAGCAAGGGCGTGTGTCTTCCCTACTCCAGGTTCACCGACATAGGCAGCAGGCTGACCTAGAGTCCGCAAGTATCTAGGCGTAACTTTCCTCGCAAGCCAACGGTTTAGGGTTGCCTCAAGTTGCTTCCCGACATCCGCAGTTGCTAATTCTGAAGTGCCTTTCTTGTCTGGATAGATTATGCTGATAAGTTGCCAAGGAGCAGTTTTATCAGTGACTTCCTGTTCAAAATCAGGAAGTGGAAATGAGTTCCCAGGCAAAAGGCGCTTTTCTAGTTCCTGCTGCTCAGCGATCGCGGCTACCATCCATTCTTCAGCACTTCTAATGAGATTTTCGGCATCATCCCGTTGCATAAATTGCGAGTACCGTCTCAGGCGTAAGACTGCTAAATGGACATCTTCGAGTAGGACACGAATCTGCCTTACCTCTTCAAGCCACTCCTGCTGAAGGGACAGATCATTCAAACGCAACTGTAGATCCGCTTCTATTTGACCAGTTTGATGAAGATCGGGGGAATAGCGATTGCTCAACCAGCTATTCTTAGCTCGTTCAAAACTTTGCCTCAGCCACTCAAGGACAGTTTCGGGTTGAAAAGGTGGTTTTCCCTGAAAAATGGTTGTAATGTTTTGCGTTTGATGAATATCACCCGTTGTAAGACTTCCACCAACCGTGACATTTTCAAGGGCACGTTGTTCAGGATTTTGGGATGCTGGGCGATCACTCATGGCTTACGTTCAATAATGGCTTGAGTTCAATAAAAGCAAGGAAAAAGAGGCGGGCATCCAATCGCTTGTAGCAAGTAATACTCGGCTTGACAAAGGGCAGAGAGGCGATCGTGCCTGAAAGCCACCGTCTTAAGGCAAGTCAAGGTCAGCAAATCTGGGCTTCCAGTCCAAAGCCAGATCAGGATAATTCGGCGTTTCAGCCGTCTTATAGGATAAAGACAGCGCTCCTCTGAACGGAAGGTTGTAGAGGTTGTATCTAAATCCAATCTATAAGGAGAAGTCTATGGAACCCTTTTCTGTGCTGGCTAGTGTTGTTACTACCATCATTTTACCCAAGGTGCTGGAGAAGGAAGGAGAGAAAATTGGGGAAAAAATTGGTGAGGCAGCCATTGAAAAAAGTGGCGAGACTATTCAATTGGCTCGCAAGACAGTACAAGACAAGCTCCAGGCAGCGGGAACGGCTGGTTTGCTGAAACGGGCGGAGGAAAAGCCTACGGAGCAGAATATCCAGGTTCTTGAGGGAGAACTGATTAGTCAGATGGGAGAGGACAAAGAGTTTGCGGCTCAATTAGAAGCACTGCTTCAGCAGATTCAAGCTCAATCGCCCACTTTACAGGTTGTTTTAGATACGGTGCGGATTAAGGGTAGTGCAAAAATCGGAAATATTGAGCAGGTGAGTGAAGACAGGTCAGCAGAGCAGATTATTGGGCGCAATTTAGGAGTCGAGGGCGATTTTGAGATGGGGGATATTACCCAGAGGGTTCAGAAAAAGTAGTAACTTGTTTATAGTGACCGCCTGATCCCGTAGACGCAAGGGCGATTGCTAAGAAGCACAGGCTAACAACCGCGCTGCACCGGAACGTATCAATATGGTTGGTTGAGAAGCCAAAGTTATCTGTGTCCGGTGAGCGCGAACGTTAGTGATACATCTGGTTACATCGGGTATAACTTTTACGAAAAAGGTGCGCTAAGCGAAACATTATATTTTGAAGAGGAAATGTCTTTTCAATTCCAATCCCAGTTCCGTCAGCTTGAAGCTGAGGACATTGAAAATGCATACAACTTCACTTTTGATTTTATTTTGGAGCAAGATATTTACATTCCTCCAATACATCGAGTTGTTAGTCACCAAGGTATCTACGATTACTCGGTCCAGGATTAGAAAATTTGGAGCGTAACGATTTCGAGCGATTAGATTATATAGCTACATTGAAATAAAGCTTTGATCGAAGAGTAATATTTTAGCGTTCAAAATTAGCACAATCAGCACAAAATTGATTGACAACTCGGTCTAAACCTACAGAATGTGCAGCTTTAACAAGAATCCGATCGCCTTCTCTTACAACCTCTTTCAACCGCTCAACGATACCTTCGCGGCTAGAAAAACACTCCACCGAAGTACTCTCGGCGCTTTGTATGATCGCTTCTGCATCTTCACCATCAACCAAGACTATCAGTAAATCAATATTAAGTTGATTTACTAACTTTCCTACTTCTTGGTGCAATTGTAGCGATCGCTCTCCCAATTCTTTCATTGCACCCAACACCGCAATCCGCCGCTTTCCTGGTGTTTCTGCTAATAGATGCAGTGCTGCTCTCATAGCTTCTGGTGCAGCATTATAAGTCTCATCTAAGATTACCACATCATTGGGTAATTCATGGCGCTGCGATCGCCCACTAGGCATATCGACGACTAAACCAGCTTTTAAACACGACCAATTGATTTGTAAAACCTTTGCGACAGCCAAAGCAGCGAGAAAATTAGTTGCATTATGCCGCCCTGCTAGCGGTAAAGCTAATTGCATTCCATCTACTAATACCTGAGTGTCAGCAACTTCACCATGTAAATCTCCACCTTCCAAGCCATAAGTGACCGTTTGTCCTCGCCAAACCGTTGCTGCGGTTGCCATAAGACGGGAATTGTCCTGATTGAGAATTGCTACTGCTGAACTGGGCATTTTAGCTAATAATTCACACTTCGCCTCCGCGATCGCTTGTTCTGAACCTAATCTTTCGATATGTGCAGTTCCGACATTTGTAATGACACCAATTGTTGGACAGGTGATTTGCGTTAATAAGGCAATTTCTCCCTTTGCGCGCATTGCCATTTCAATCACTGCATACTTATGTTCTGAACCTAGTTCCAATAAGGTTTTAGGCACACCAATTTCATTGTTATAGTTCGCCTGTGTTTTGAGAACATGACCTTGAGTTGCTAAAACTGCCGCAATTAATTCCTTGGTCGTGGTTTTCCCGACAGAACCCGTAATTGCAATCACAGGAATTGAAAATCGCTGACGCCACCAGTGCGCTATTTGCTGGTAAGCCTTTAAGGTGTCTTCTACTTGCAGAAGGGAATATTGGTTTTGCTCAAGTTCAAAGTCAGAATCAACAATAGCTGCGATCGCACCTTTTTCTAACGCCACCGATAC
This genomic interval carries:
- a CDS encoding IS5 family transposase codes for the protein MVLSPQTRQFYRAKERAAKRYSSDLTDQEWEVIRPLLPSRSQGRGRKQQVDEREILNGIFYQLRNGCIWSDLPKDLPAWQTVYKYFRRWQRKGVWQQIHDQLRQSVRGAAGRNPHASAGCIDSQTVKTTEKRGGLRLRRWQISERTQALYPSGHVGTADLSTGNQCQLLRTKRGAFVVHEMAQADAQTLQLVWVDQGYQGENFARVIEQLCGAKVEVVRRSEAGFVVLPKRWVVERTFGWLNQNRRLSKDYELLPEVSEAMIQGAMIRLMLQRLGEQYEATSSFI
- a CDS encoding Fis family transcriptional regulator, whose translation is MEPFSVLASVVTTIILPKVLEKEGEKIGEKIGEAAIEKSGETIQLARKTVQDKLQAAGTAGLLKRAEEKPTEQNIQVLEGELISQMGEDKEFAAQLEALLQQIQAQSPTLQVVLDTVRIKGSAKIGNIEQVSEDRSAEQIIGRNLGVEGDFEMGDITQRVQKK
- a CDS encoding UDP-N-acetylmuramoyl-tripeptide--D-alanyl-D-alanine ligase → MPCCGTLNQLVQVLAVKPVLSNTQLTSQFTGINTDTRAIKPGEVFVALRGEKFDGHKFVSVALEKGAIAAIVDSDFELEQNQYSLLQVEDTLKAYQQIAHWWRQRFSIPVIAITGSVGKTTTKELIAAVLATQGHVLKTQANYNNEIGVPKTLLELGSEHKYAVIEMAMRAKGEIALLTQITCPTIGVITNVGTAHIERLGSEQAIAEAKCELLAKMPSSAVAILNQDNSRLMATAATVWRGQTVTYGLEGGDLHGEVADTQVLVDGMQLALPLAGRHNATNFLAALAVAKVLQINWSCLKAGLVVDMPSGRSQRHELPNDVVILDETYNAAPEAMRAALHLLAETPGKRRIAVLGAMKELGERSLQLHQEVGKLVNQLNIDLLIVLVDGEDAEAIIQSAESTSVECFSSREGIVERLKEVVREGDRILVKAAHSVGLDRVVNQFCADCANFER